The Microcaecilia unicolor chromosome 13, aMicUni1.1, whole genome shotgun sequence genome has a window encoding:
- the CLDN19 gene encoding claudin-19, which yields MANSGFQLLGFFLALGGWIGIISTTALPQWKQSSYAGDAIITAVGLYEGLWMSCASQSTGQVQCKVYDSLLSLDVHIQTSRALMVVAILMGFIGMIISVLGMKCTKVGDNNPIIKSRIAVSGGALFLLAGFCTLIAVSWYATRVSHDFFNPSTPVNARYEFGSALFVGWAASSLTMLGGSFLCCSCPNQERGEQQYYRQSQPSATREYV from the exons ATGGCTAATTCTGGCTTCCAGCTGTTGGGATTCTTCCTGGCTCTAGGCGGCTGGATTGGGATCATCTCCACAACGGCCTTACCACAGTGGAAACAGTCGTCCTACGCAGGGGATGCTATTATCACAGCCGTGGGACTGTACGAAGGATTATGGATGTCCTGCGCCTCTCAGAGCACCGGCCAGGTGCAGTGTAAAGTTTACGATTCCCTGCTTTCCCTGGATG TTCATATTCAGACGTCCAGAGCACTCATGGTGGTCGCCATACTCATGGGCTTTATTGGGATGATCATCAGTGTGTTGGGCATGAAATGCACAAAGGTGGGCGACAACAACCCCATTATCAAGAGCAGGATCGCTGTCTCAGGTGGGGCCCTCTTCCTGCTGGCAG GTTTCTGCACGCTGATCGCGGTCTCCTGGTACGCCACACGAGTCTCACATGACTTCTTCAACCCCAGCACACCTGTCAATGCCCG GTATGAGTTTGGATCAGCCTTGTTTGTTGGCTGGGCTGCTTCCAGCCTCACCATGCTGGGAGGGTCCTTCCTGTGCTGTTCTTGCCCCAATCAGGAGAGAGGAGAACAGCAGTATTACAGACAGTCACAGCCTTCAGCCACAAGGGAGTATGTCTGA